One Acidobacteriota bacterium genomic region harbors:
- a CDS encoding TolC family protein: MKRNAYLNPITIALLMIASAANVFSQSTNAPAETGIVSLAKQTPPVEAEASQPTYAQFVDAKNGLSLADLVRLALEHNGELAAARQMIAEARGRLRQAGFKPNPMVEASGTRGLTSADNTLMISGELPLELGGRRKARIAVAQRELEMREAEVADFERKLAAEVRMKYVEAMAMARNLQVSEDLLTLTRNSHRLVKARVDYGKSAPLEQSEIFVEMNRIDASRIGFQAKVEIALLELKKLIGLSAEDHLRLRGDWVFDQPPQTKDEALRVALASRADLIAYRAAEALAAAEIEQARIEGKVDASLFANYQRMNSGFDVFGLNEMGGRVPVQGIFHLATFGVKLTLPVRNKNQGAIEAAIASQEAARKRREFAEIVARNEVAAAYVQFEAAQAAFALYREGVHTQAFKNLEVIRKTYTLGQKSALDYVAEQRRFIEVEMSFTEMMKDYQSSLAEIERVIGAKK, from the coding sequence ATGAAAAGGAATGCTTATCTCAACCCCATTACCATCGCGTTGCTGATGATTGCTTCGGCGGCGAATGTCTTTTCGCAATCAACGAACGCGCCAGCGGAAACCGGCATCGTGTCGCTCGCCAAACAGACACCTCCGGTTGAAGCGGAAGCCAGCCAGCCCACTTATGCACAATTCGTTGATGCCAAAAATGGTCTCTCGCTTGCTGACCTCGTGCGCCTTGCGCTTGAACATAACGGCGAACTGGCGGCGGCGCGACAGATGATTGCCGAGGCGCGCGGGCGATTACGACAGGCGGGTTTCAAACCCAATCCGATGGTTGAAGCCAGTGGCACGCGCGGGCTGACGAGCGCCGATAACACGTTGATGATTAGCGGTGAACTGCCGCTCGAACTCGGCGGCAGACGTAAAGCGCGCATCGCGGTTGCCCAGCGTGAACTGGAAATGCGAGAAGCCGAGGTCGCGGATTTCGAGCGCAAACTCGCCGCCGAAGTGCGTATGAAATATGTCGAAGCGATGGCAATGGCGCGCAACCTGCAAGTCAGCGAAGATTTGCTCACCTTGACGCGCAATTCGCATCGTCTGGTCAAAGCCCGCGTCGATTATGGTAAAAGCGCGCCGCTTGAACAGAGCGAAATCTTTGTCGAGATGAATCGCATTGACGCTTCGCGCATCGGCTTTCAGGCGAAAGTTGAAATTGCCTTGCTTGAATTGAAAAAGCTGATTGGACTGTCGGCTGAAGATCATTTGCGTTTGCGCGGCGACTGGGTTTTCGACCAACCGCCGCAAACCAAAGACGAAGCCTTGCGCGTGGCGCTTGCATCACGCGCCGATTTAATTGCCTATCGCGCCGCCGAAGCATTGGCAGCCGCCGAAATCGAACAGGCGCGCATCGAAGGCAAAGTTGATGCCAGTCTCTTTGCCAATTATCAGCGAATGAATTCCGGTTTCGATGTTTTCGGATTGAATGAGATGGGCGGGCGTGTGCCGGTGCAGGGCATCTTTCACCTGGCAACCTTTGGTGTGAAGTTGACCTTGCCGGTACGCAATAAAAATCAAGGCGCGATTGAAGCCGCGATTGCCTCGCAGGAAGCGGCGCGCAAACGGCGCGAGTTTGCCGAAATCGTGGCGCGCAACGAAGTGGCTGCGGCGTATGTGCAATTTGAAGCCGCGCAAGCGGCTTTCGCGCTTTATCGCGAAGGGGTTCACACACAGGCGTTCAAAAATTTGGAAGTGATTCGCAAAACTTATACGCTCGGACAAAAATCGGCGCTCGATTATGTTGCCGAACAACGCCGGTTTATCGAAGTCGAAATGAGTTTTACGGAGATGATGAAAGATTATCAATCATCGCTTGCGGAAATTGAACGGGTGATTGGCGCGAAAAAATAA